One region of Carassius gibelio isolate Cgi1373 ecotype wild population from Czech Republic chromosome A1, carGib1.2-hapl.c, whole genome shotgun sequence genomic DNA includes:
- the LOC128019710 gene encoding calcium-binding mitochondrial carrier protein SCaMC-3 isoform X2, with translation MWRSGCWTRARCQDSGVDPERERLWAELFEQLDLNKNGLIDVNELRVGLAARGLSWSSVEEIVRAGDINLDGQLDFEEFTEYLRSHEKRLKLMFRSLDRNNDGQLDVGEIQQSLHNLGVDVTLEQAAKILQRCVCYLAYVQSAFRRDSVVTCRTCEMCSHSMDKDHSLTIDWFEWRDHFLFNPLHNMEEIAQYWKHSVMLDIGELLTVPDEFSEKEKQSGYVWRQLMAGAVAGSVSRTGTAPLDRLKVFLQVHGQSSDKGTVWRGLHAMVKEGGLTALWRGNGINVLKIAPETAIKFLAYEQIKCLMRGRNEGGTLKVQERFVAGSLAGATAQTVIYPMEVLKTRLTLRKTGQYSSVAHCAKQILQKEGVLAFYKGYLPNMLGIIPYAGIDLAVYETLKNAWLQRHTEGSPDPGVLVLVGCGTVSSTCGQLASYPLALIRTRMQAQASVKGAPQLSMLTLFRSIVAQEGVVGLYRGIAPNFLKVIPAVSISYVVYEHMRKVLGVGT, from the exons ATGTGGCGGAGCGGATGCTGGACGCGGGCGCGATGTCAGGACAGCGGGGTCGATCCGGAGCGCGAGCGGCTCTGGGCCGAGCTCTTCGAGCAGCTGGATCTGAACAAGAACGGACTGATCGATGTGAACGAGCTGCGGGTCGGACTCGCCGCCCGGGGGCTGTCGTGGAGCTCGGTGGAGGAG ATTGTACGAGCTGGAGACATTAATCTCGATGGTCAGCTGGATTTTGAAGAGTTCACAGAGTATCTGCGATCCCACGAGAAACGCCTTAAACTCATGTTTCGCAGCTTGGACCGCAACAACGACG gtCAGTTGGACGTGGGGGAGATCCAGCAGTCGTTACACAATCTCGGCGTGGACGTCACGTTGGAGCAAGCTGCCAAAATACTGCAAAGGTGCGTGTGTTACTTAGCATATGTGCAAAGTGCTTTCAGGCGTGATTCAGTTGTGACATGCAGAACTTGTGAAATGTGTTCCCACAGTATGGATAAAGACCATTCCTTGACCATCGACTGGTTCGAGTGGCGAGATCACTTCCTGTTTAACCCTCTGCACAACATGGAGGAAATCGCTCAGTACTGGAAACACTCGGTG ATGTTGGACATCGGAGAGCTCCTGACGGTCCCAGACGAGTTCTCGGAGAAGGAGAAGCAGTCAGGGTACGTGTGGCGGCAGCTGATGGCAGGAGCTGTGGCCGGATCGGTGTCCAGGACAGGAACCGCGCCGCTCGACAGACTCAAGGTGTTTCTGCAG GTGCACGGCCAGAGCTCTGATAAGGGGACTGTGTGGCGCGGTCTGCATGCGATGGTGAAGGAGGGCGGCCTCACTGCGCTGTGGAGGGGGAACGGCATCAATGTGCTGAAGATCGCACCGGAGACAGCCATCAAATTCCTGGCCTATGAACAG ATTAAGTGCTTGATGAGAGGCAGAAATGAAGGAGGAACTCTGAAAGTTCAGGAGAGGTTCGTGGCTGGATCACTGGCTGGAGCGACGGCTCAAACTGTCATATACCCAATGGAG GTGCTGAAGACTCGTCTCACTCTTCGTAAAACAGGACAGTATTCGAGTGTGGCGCACTGTGCTAAACAGATCCTGCAGAAGGAGGGCGTTCTGGCATTTTATAAAGGATACTTGCCCAACATGCTGGGCATCATCCCGTATGCGGGCATAGACCTCGCCGTCtacgag ACGCTGAAGAACGCCTGGCTGCAGCGGCACACGGAGGGATCTCCCGATCCGGGCGTCCTGGTGCTGGTGGGCTGTGGCACGGTGTCCAGCACCTGCGGACAGCTGGCGTCCTATCCACTCGCCCTCATCCGAACACGCATGCAGGCGCAGG CGTCAGTGAAGGGAGCTCCTCAGCTGTCCATGCTGACCCTCTTCAGGAGTATCGTGGCCCAGGAGGGTGTGGTGGGACTCTACCGAGGCATCGCGCCCAACTTCCTCAAGGTCATCCCGGCGGTCAGCATCTCCTACGTCGTCTACGAACACATGAGGAAAGTACTGGGAGTGGGAACCTGA
- the LOC128019710 gene encoding calcium-binding mitochondrial carrier protein SCaMC-3 isoform X1: protein MWRSGCWTRARCQDSGVDPERERLWAELFEQLDLNKNGLIDVNELRVGLAARGLSWSSVEEQIVRAGDINLDGQLDFEEFTEYLRSHEKRLKLMFRSLDRNNDGQLDVGEIQQSLHNLGVDVTLEQAAKILQRCVCYLAYVQSAFRRDSVVTCRTCEMCSHSMDKDHSLTIDWFEWRDHFLFNPLHNMEEIAQYWKHSVMLDIGELLTVPDEFSEKEKQSGYVWRQLMAGAVAGSVSRTGTAPLDRLKVFLQVHGQSSDKGTVWRGLHAMVKEGGLTALWRGNGINVLKIAPETAIKFLAYEQIKCLMRGRNEGGTLKVQERFVAGSLAGATAQTVIYPMEVLKTRLTLRKTGQYSSVAHCAKQILQKEGVLAFYKGYLPNMLGIIPYAGIDLAVYETLKNAWLQRHTEGSPDPGVLVLVGCGTVSSTCGQLASYPLALIRTRMQAQASVKGAPQLSMLTLFRSIVAQEGVVGLYRGIAPNFLKVIPAVSISYVVYEHMRKVLGVGT from the exons ATGTGGCGGAGCGGATGCTGGACGCGGGCGCGATGTCAGGACAGCGGGGTCGATCCGGAGCGCGAGCGGCTCTGGGCCGAGCTCTTCGAGCAGCTGGATCTGAACAAGAACGGACTGATCGATGTGAACGAGCTGCGGGTCGGACTCGCCGCCCGGGGGCTGTCGTGGAGCTCGGTGGAGGAG CAGATTGTACGAGCTGGAGACATTAATCTCGATGGTCAGCTGGATTTTGAAGAGTTCACAGAGTATCTGCGATCCCACGAGAAACGCCTTAAACTCATGTTTCGCAGCTTGGACCGCAACAACGACG gtCAGTTGGACGTGGGGGAGATCCAGCAGTCGTTACACAATCTCGGCGTGGACGTCACGTTGGAGCAAGCTGCCAAAATACTGCAAAGGTGCGTGTGTTACTTAGCATATGTGCAAAGTGCTTTCAGGCGTGATTCAGTTGTGACATGCAGAACTTGTGAAATGTGTTCCCACAGTATGGATAAAGACCATTCCTTGACCATCGACTGGTTCGAGTGGCGAGATCACTTCCTGTTTAACCCTCTGCACAACATGGAGGAAATCGCTCAGTACTGGAAACACTCGGTG ATGTTGGACATCGGAGAGCTCCTGACGGTCCCAGACGAGTTCTCGGAGAAGGAGAAGCAGTCAGGGTACGTGTGGCGGCAGCTGATGGCAGGAGCTGTGGCCGGATCGGTGTCCAGGACAGGAACCGCGCCGCTCGACAGACTCAAGGTGTTTCTGCAG GTGCACGGCCAGAGCTCTGATAAGGGGACTGTGTGGCGCGGTCTGCATGCGATGGTGAAGGAGGGCGGCCTCACTGCGCTGTGGAGGGGGAACGGCATCAATGTGCTGAAGATCGCACCGGAGACAGCCATCAAATTCCTGGCCTATGAACAG ATTAAGTGCTTGATGAGAGGCAGAAATGAAGGAGGAACTCTGAAAGTTCAGGAGAGGTTCGTGGCTGGATCACTGGCTGGAGCGACGGCTCAAACTGTCATATACCCAATGGAG GTGCTGAAGACTCGTCTCACTCTTCGTAAAACAGGACAGTATTCGAGTGTGGCGCACTGTGCTAAACAGATCCTGCAGAAGGAGGGCGTTCTGGCATTTTATAAAGGATACTTGCCCAACATGCTGGGCATCATCCCGTATGCGGGCATAGACCTCGCCGTCtacgag ACGCTGAAGAACGCCTGGCTGCAGCGGCACACGGAGGGATCTCCCGATCCGGGCGTCCTGGTGCTGGTGGGCTGTGGCACGGTGTCCAGCACCTGCGGACAGCTGGCGTCCTATCCACTCGCCCTCATCCGAACACGCATGCAGGCGCAGG CGTCAGTGAAGGGAGCTCCTCAGCTGTCCATGCTGACCCTCTTCAGGAGTATCGTGGCCCAGGAGGGTGTGGTGGGACTCTACCGAGGCATCGCGCCCAACTTCCTCAAGGTCATCCCGGCGGTCAGCATCTCCTACGTCGTCTACGAACACATGAGGAAAGTACTGGGAGTGGGAACCTGA
- the LOC128019710 gene encoding calcium-binding mitochondrial carrier protein SCaMC-3 isoform X3, with protein sequence MWRSGCWTRARCQDSGVDPERERLWAELFEQLDLNKNGLIDVNELRVGLAARGLSWSSVEEQIVRAGDINLDGQLDFEEFTEYLRSHEKRLKLMFRSLDRNNDGQLDVGEIQQSLHNLGVDVTLEQAAKILQSMDKDHSLTIDWFEWRDHFLFNPLHNMEEIAQYWKHSVMLDIGELLTVPDEFSEKEKQSGYVWRQLMAGAVAGSVSRTGTAPLDRLKVFLQVHGQSSDKGTVWRGLHAMVKEGGLTALWRGNGINVLKIAPETAIKFLAYEQIKCLMRGRNEGGTLKVQERFVAGSLAGATAQTVIYPMEVLKTRLTLRKTGQYSSVAHCAKQILQKEGVLAFYKGYLPNMLGIIPYAGIDLAVYETLKNAWLQRHTEGSPDPGVLVLVGCGTVSSTCGQLASYPLALIRTRMQAQASVKGAPQLSMLTLFRSIVAQEGVVGLYRGIAPNFLKVIPAVSISYVVYEHMRKVLGVGT encoded by the exons ATGTGGCGGAGCGGATGCTGGACGCGGGCGCGATGTCAGGACAGCGGGGTCGATCCGGAGCGCGAGCGGCTCTGGGCCGAGCTCTTCGAGCAGCTGGATCTGAACAAGAACGGACTGATCGATGTGAACGAGCTGCGGGTCGGACTCGCCGCCCGGGGGCTGTCGTGGAGCTCGGTGGAGGAG CAGATTGTACGAGCTGGAGACATTAATCTCGATGGTCAGCTGGATTTTGAAGAGTTCACAGAGTATCTGCGATCCCACGAGAAACGCCTTAAACTCATGTTTCGCAGCTTGGACCGCAACAACGACG gtCAGTTGGACGTGGGGGAGATCCAGCAGTCGTTACACAATCTCGGCGTGGACGTCACGTTGGAGCAAGCTGCCAAAATACTGCAAAG TATGGATAAAGACCATTCCTTGACCATCGACTGGTTCGAGTGGCGAGATCACTTCCTGTTTAACCCTCTGCACAACATGGAGGAAATCGCTCAGTACTGGAAACACTCGGTG ATGTTGGACATCGGAGAGCTCCTGACGGTCCCAGACGAGTTCTCGGAGAAGGAGAAGCAGTCAGGGTACGTGTGGCGGCAGCTGATGGCAGGAGCTGTGGCCGGATCGGTGTCCAGGACAGGAACCGCGCCGCTCGACAGACTCAAGGTGTTTCTGCAG GTGCACGGCCAGAGCTCTGATAAGGGGACTGTGTGGCGCGGTCTGCATGCGATGGTGAAGGAGGGCGGCCTCACTGCGCTGTGGAGGGGGAACGGCATCAATGTGCTGAAGATCGCACCGGAGACAGCCATCAAATTCCTGGCCTATGAACAG ATTAAGTGCTTGATGAGAGGCAGAAATGAAGGAGGAACTCTGAAAGTTCAGGAGAGGTTCGTGGCTGGATCACTGGCTGGAGCGACGGCTCAAACTGTCATATACCCAATGGAG GTGCTGAAGACTCGTCTCACTCTTCGTAAAACAGGACAGTATTCGAGTGTGGCGCACTGTGCTAAACAGATCCTGCAGAAGGAGGGCGTTCTGGCATTTTATAAAGGATACTTGCCCAACATGCTGGGCATCATCCCGTATGCGGGCATAGACCTCGCCGTCtacgag ACGCTGAAGAACGCCTGGCTGCAGCGGCACACGGAGGGATCTCCCGATCCGGGCGTCCTGGTGCTGGTGGGCTGTGGCACGGTGTCCAGCACCTGCGGACAGCTGGCGTCCTATCCACTCGCCCTCATCCGAACACGCATGCAGGCGCAGG CGTCAGTGAAGGGAGCTCCTCAGCTGTCCATGCTGACCCTCTTCAGGAGTATCGTGGCCCAGGAGGGTGTGGTGGGACTCTACCGAGGCATCGCGCCCAACTTCCTCAAGGTCATCCCGGCGGTCAGCATCTCCTACGTCGTCTACGAACACATGAGGAAAGTACTGGGAGTGGGAACCTGA
- the LOC128019710 gene encoding calcium-binding mitochondrial carrier protein SCaMC-3 isoform X4, giving the protein MWRSGCWTRARCQDSGVDPERERLWAELFEQLDLNKNGLIDVNELRVGLAARGLSWSSVEEIVRAGDINLDGQLDFEEFTEYLRSHEKRLKLMFRSLDRNNDGQLDVGEIQQSLHNLGVDVTLEQAAKILQSMDKDHSLTIDWFEWRDHFLFNPLHNMEEIAQYWKHSVMLDIGELLTVPDEFSEKEKQSGYVWRQLMAGAVAGSVSRTGTAPLDRLKVFLQVHGQSSDKGTVWRGLHAMVKEGGLTALWRGNGINVLKIAPETAIKFLAYEQIKCLMRGRNEGGTLKVQERFVAGSLAGATAQTVIYPMEVLKTRLTLRKTGQYSSVAHCAKQILQKEGVLAFYKGYLPNMLGIIPYAGIDLAVYETLKNAWLQRHTEGSPDPGVLVLVGCGTVSSTCGQLASYPLALIRTRMQAQASVKGAPQLSMLTLFRSIVAQEGVVGLYRGIAPNFLKVIPAVSISYVVYEHMRKVLGVGT; this is encoded by the exons ATGTGGCGGAGCGGATGCTGGACGCGGGCGCGATGTCAGGACAGCGGGGTCGATCCGGAGCGCGAGCGGCTCTGGGCCGAGCTCTTCGAGCAGCTGGATCTGAACAAGAACGGACTGATCGATGTGAACGAGCTGCGGGTCGGACTCGCCGCCCGGGGGCTGTCGTGGAGCTCGGTGGAGGAG ATTGTACGAGCTGGAGACATTAATCTCGATGGTCAGCTGGATTTTGAAGAGTTCACAGAGTATCTGCGATCCCACGAGAAACGCCTTAAACTCATGTTTCGCAGCTTGGACCGCAACAACGACG gtCAGTTGGACGTGGGGGAGATCCAGCAGTCGTTACACAATCTCGGCGTGGACGTCACGTTGGAGCAAGCTGCCAAAATACTGCAAAG TATGGATAAAGACCATTCCTTGACCATCGACTGGTTCGAGTGGCGAGATCACTTCCTGTTTAACCCTCTGCACAACATGGAGGAAATCGCTCAGTACTGGAAACACTCGGTG ATGTTGGACATCGGAGAGCTCCTGACGGTCCCAGACGAGTTCTCGGAGAAGGAGAAGCAGTCAGGGTACGTGTGGCGGCAGCTGATGGCAGGAGCTGTGGCCGGATCGGTGTCCAGGACAGGAACCGCGCCGCTCGACAGACTCAAGGTGTTTCTGCAG GTGCACGGCCAGAGCTCTGATAAGGGGACTGTGTGGCGCGGTCTGCATGCGATGGTGAAGGAGGGCGGCCTCACTGCGCTGTGGAGGGGGAACGGCATCAATGTGCTGAAGATCGCACCGGAGACAGCCATCAAATTCCTGGCCTATGAACAG ATTAAGTGCTTGATGAGAGGCAGAAATGAAGGAGGAACTCTGAAAGTTCAGGAGAGGTTCGTGGCTGGATCACTGGCTGGAGCGACGGCTCAAACTGTCATATACCCAATGGAG GTGCTGAAGACTCGTCTCACTCTTCGTAAAACAGGACAGTATTCGAGTGTGGCGCACTGTGCTAAACAGATCCTGCAGAAGGAGGGCGTTCTGGCATTTTATAAAGGATACTTGCCCAACATGCTGGGCATCATCCCGTATGCGGGCATAGACCTCGCCGTCtacgag ACGCTGAAGAACGCCTGGCTGCAGCGGCACACGGAGGGATCTCCCGATCCGGGCGTCCTGGTGCTGGTGGGCTGTGGCACGGTGTCCAGCACCTGCGGACAGCTGGCGTCCTATCCACTCGCCCTCATCCGAACACGCATGCAGGCGCAGG CGTCAGTGAAGGGAGCTCCTCAGCTGTCCATGCTGACCCTCTTCAGGAGTATCGTGGCCCAGGAGGGTGTGGTGGGACTCTACCGAGGCATCGCGCCCAACTTCCTCAAGGTCATCCCGGCGGTCAGCATCTCCTACGTCGTCTACGAACACATGAGGAAAGTACTGGGAGTGGGAACCTGA